The following proteins come from a genomic window of Sorghum bicolor cultivar BTx623 chromosome 3, Sorghum_bicolor_NCBIv3, whole genome shotgun sequence:
- the LOC8084325 gene encoding probable serine/threonine-protein kinase At1g54610: protein MGCVCGRPSAFDDGQCRATPPPAAKLSAVVRREEEARKQQLQLQQHARAGSGREEALERRRAMMAMAAACQVRSPVPRAVEAEQVAVGWPPWLVAVAPEAVRGWVPRRAESFEKLDKIGQGTYSNVYRARDLEKQKIVALKKVRFDNLEPESVKFMAREILILRRLDHPNVIKLEGLVTSRMSCSLYLVFEYMEHDLAGLASFPGVKFTESQVKCYMQQLLRGLEHCHSRHILHRDIKGSNLLIDNRGILKIADFGLASFFDPEQRHPLTSRVVTLWYRPPELLLGATNYGVSVDLWSAGCILAELYAGKPIMPGRTEVEQLHKIFKLCGSPSEDYWRKSKLPHATIFKPQHPYARRVPETFKEFPAPALALVDILLSVDPADRGTASSALQSEFFTTKPYACNPSSLPRYPPSKEFDAKRREEEARRQGVTGGKQHKHDPERRTRESRAVPAPDANAELVSSLQKRQAQTNTRSRSEMFNPCKEDSASGFRIEPPRPTPVTESSEDPQRAYPTRIFHSGPLVNQSQPSKAGGGKNGELQVPGVANHPVLVSTRSGLRTDDSSRTMVAQAEAFAHGRRLSESINEHFSNSGKYDQVFPKKDERNSRADGAIGYGSKGNKIHHSGPLTCPSGNVDEMLKENDRQIQEVFRRTRVEKSRARRDHGHHQGGIRPGDFGAIPVFPSSRSSYQAIQQ, encoded by the exons ATGGGCTGCGTCTGCGGCCGCCCCTCCGCCTTCGACGACGGCCAGTGCCGTGCGACGCCTCCGCCGGCCGCGAAGCTCTCGGCGGTGGTGAGGAGGGAGGAAGAGGCGCGGAAGCAGCAGCTGCAGCTTCAACAGCATGCGAGGGCAGGGAGCGGGAGGGAGGAGGCGCTGGAGAGGAGGCGGGCGATGatggccatggcggcggcgtgCCAGGTGAGGAGCCCGGTGCCGAGGGCGGTTGAGGCGGAGCAGGTGGCCGTGGGGTGGCCGCCGTGGCTCGTCGCCGTCGCCCCGGAGGCCGTGCGTGGATGGGTGCCACGCCGCGCCGAGTCGTTCGAGAAGCTTGACAAG ATTGGTCAGGGTACATACAGCAACGTTTACAGAGCTCGTGATCTTGAAAAGCAGAAGATTGTTGCTTTGAAGAAAGTGCGCTTTGATAATTTGGAACCTGAGAGTGTGAAATTTATGGCAAGAGAAATCCTCATTTTGCGCCGACTTGATCATCCAAATGTTATCAAGCTAGAGGGTCTAGTAACATCAAGGATGTCCTGCAGCTTATATCTTGTTTTTGAGTACATGGAGCATGATCTAGCTGGACTAGCTTCTTTCCCTGGAGTAAAATTTACCGAGTCTCAG GTAAAGTGTTACATGCAACAGCTCCTCCGTGGTCTTGAGCATTGCCACAGTCGTCACATTCTGCACCGTGACATTAAGGGTTCAAATCTCTTGATTGATAACCGAGGCATATTGAAGATAGCAGATTTTGGATTAGCAAGCTTCTTTGATCCTGAACAACGGCATCCTTTGACTAGTCGTGTTGTCACGCTATGGTATAGGCCACCAGAGCTCTTGCTCGGTGCCACCAATTATGGTGTTTCTGTAGACCTCTGGAGTGCTGGCTGCATTCTTGCCGAGCTATATGCTGGCAAGCCCATCATGCCTGGTAGAACAGAG GTTGAGCAGTTGCATAAAATATTTAAACTGTGTGGTTCCCCGTCAGAGGATTATTGGAGGAAATCTAAGCTTCCCCATGCCACCATTTTCAAACCGCAACACCCGTATGCAAGGCGTGTACCAGAAACATTTAAAGAGTTCCCTGCTCCTGCTCTGGCATTAGTAGATATTCTCCTCTCAGTAGACCCAGCAGATCGTGGAACTGCGTCTTCTGCATTGCAAAGTGAG TTTTTTACAACAAAGCCATATGCTTGCAATCCTTCAAGCTTGCCTAGGTATCCCCCAAGCAAAGAGTTTGATGCAAAACGTCGGGAAGAGGAAGCTCGAAG GCAAGGTGTTACTGGAGGAAAGCAACATAAACATGATCCCGAAAGGAGAACTAGAGAATCAAGAGCAGTCCCTGCCCCTGATGCAAATGCAGAATTAGTGTCATCATTGCAG AAAAGGCAAGCCCAAACTAATACCAGGAGCAGGAGTGAGATGTTCAATCCCTGCAAAGAAGACTCTGCGTCTGGATTCCGAATAGAACCACCCCGACCAACTCCTGTTACTGAGTCTTCTGAAGACCCACAACGCGCCTACCCAACCAGGATCTTCCATTCTGGTCCTTTAGTTAATCAGAGCCAGCCATCAAAGGCTGGAGGTGGTAAAAATGGTGAACTTCAGGTCCCTGGTGTTGCGAATCACCCTGTGCTTGTGTCAACAAGATCAGGTCTCCGAACGGACGATAGCAGCAGGACAATGGTTGCTCAAGCTGAAGCATTTGCTCATGGGCGGAGGCTGTCGGAGTCCATCAATGAGCATTTCAGTAACAGTGGGAAGTACGATCAAGTGTTCCCGAAGAAGGATGAGAGGAACAGCAGGGCTGATGGAGCTATT GGCTATGGATCGAAAGGTAACAAGATCCACCATTCTGGGCCCCTGACCTGCCCTTCAGGCAACGTCGACGAGATGCTGAAGGAGAACGACCGACAAATCCAAGAAGTCTTCCGGCGAACCCGAGTGGAGAAGTCGAGAGCGAGGAGGGACCATGGACATCACCAGGGCGGCATAAGACCTGGCGATTTCGGCGCCATCCCAGTCTTCCCTTCCAGCCGCTCCAGCTATCAGGCCATCCAGCAGTGA
- the LOC8080517 gene encoding metallothionein-like protein type 3, with product MSATCGNCDCADKTQCTKKGDSYGAVVVDTERYIVEEEVTVAEHDGACKCGASCYCGTSCSCGK from the exons ATGTCGGCCACCTGCGGCAACTGCGACTGTGCTGACAAGACCCAGTGCAC GAAGAAGGGCGACAGCTATGGCGCCGTCGTAGTTGACACCGAGAGGTAC atcgTTGAGGAGGAGGTGACCGTTGCGGAGCACGACGGCGCCTGCAAGTGCGGCGCCAGCTGCTACTGCGGCACCAGCTGCAGCTGCGGCAAGTGA